In a single window of the Streptomyces sp. NBC_00285 genome:
- a CDS encoding HD domain-containing protein has protein sequence MPEHDYTSTSLWQKTLATQSGDDPHAEQRERLRSSYVGLRKEAAVVLRENARSMPDFTVHDITHVDALWETADLVCGTAVKLNPAEAYVLGCAFVFHDAAMGEAAYGTSVPEVLGEERWRDLLSVAYYHQKGCWPDQDQLDDPPAEIAAACRATAIRESHAEQARRLVDQSWRSSAGNEIHLLGDVLLREAYGPLIGKLAASHWWPVDRLAGEFPRESSSWPWQPRDWTIDQLKLACVLRLADVTQIDGRRAPTLLFALRNPQGLSREHWRFQTHVGRPDLNGDRVTYSSARPFLPEDAPSWWLALDYLRGIDQELKAVDALLHDLGRKRLAARAVAGVDSPERFADHFPAQGWRPIDATVKVSDVPALVRNLGGEQLYGDEPEAAVRELIQNAQDAVRARQALQPGFPDGRIEIRLTETDGSWYLEVRDNGVGMDEETLIHGLLDFGNSGWSSPEIRNRLPGLAGGGFTPSGRFGIGFFSVFLLGNEVELITRRYDQAVQDARRLTFDGPSQRPLLTPMLVKGWVPEGTTVRVKLKKNPNDLRGLLHITADDRLFQLVQRLVVENSVPIHSWEPASPDGDALTPFSLATGEPDAVFDRLYPVVADDWRVGEEKRRLQMRDDFVARATELRDENGTRIGLATLWNDLYYEDGYHISGIVTLGGFLADRSSSFAGYLTGQPSRASRDRATLAVEQDQVREWVRTQEQQLRSTGQFDDHLQLELAGTLYHTFGSLPEDVAFAITSQGVLRPSGITEWAVQHGKIFIVGGSPLAMNTRPPEIYHSRSGHRIQMPDNWIVMSENYPGSPVSDVFPYGAHRDAAYEYARDHTALTWQKMWWRVSGSIPGYFLRALCQAWECNIQSLLEPVAERKSDSLQLDNGHVGPVFGNLLNRP, from the coding sequence GTGCCCGAGCACGACTACACCAGCACGTCCCTGTGGCAGAAGACTCTGGCTACTCAGTCGGGTGACGACCCGCACGCCGAACAGCGCGAGCGGCTGCGTTCGTCGTATGTGGGGCTGAGGAAGGAGGCCGCTGTGGTCCTCCGGGAGAACGCGCGCAGCATGCCCGATTTCACGGTCCACGACATCACTCACGTGGACGCCCTGTGGGAGACGGCCGATCTCGTGTGCGGCACCGCGGTGAAGCTGAATCCCGCGGAGGCGTACGTGCTGGGCTGTGCCTTCGTGTTCCACGACGCCGCAATGGGGGAGGCCGCATACGGGACGAGTGTGCCCGAGGTCCTGGGAGAGGAGCGATGGCGCGATCTTCTGTCGGTGGCCTACTACCACCAGAAGGGATGCTGGCCGGATCAGGACCAACTCGACGACCCACCCGCCGAGATCGCCGCCGCGTGCCGGGCCACCGCGATCCGCGAATCACACGCCGAGCAGGCCCGTCGGCTGGTGGACCAGTCATGGCGGTCGAGCGCGGGCAATGAGATCCATCTCCTGGGGGACGTCCTGTTGCGGGAGGCGTACGGCCCGCTGATCGGCAAGCTGGCGGCGAGCCACTGGTGGCCGGTGGACCGACTGGCGGGTGAGTTCCCCCGGGAGTCGAGCTCATGGCCGTGGCAGCCACGCGACTGGACTATCGACCAGCTCAAACTGGCCTGCGTCCTGCGGCTGGCCGACGTGACCCAGATCGACGGCCGACGTGCCCCGACCCTGTTGTTCGCGCTGCGCAATCCCCAGGGTCTCTCCCGCGAGCACTGGCGCTTCCAGACCCATGTCGGTCGGCCGGACCTGAACGGCGACCGGGTCACCTACAGCTCGGCGCGCCCCTTTCTCCCGGAAGACGCACCTTCCTGGTGGCTGGCTCTCGACTATCTGCGCGGCATCGACCAGGAGTTGAAGGCCGTCGACGCCCTCCTGCACGACCTCGGACGAAAGCGCCTCGCGGCCCGTGCCGTCGCCGGGGTCGACTCGCCGGAGCGTTTCGCCGATCACTTCCCCGCGCAGGGCTGGCGCCCCATCGACGCGACGGTGAAAGTCTCCGATGTACCCGCCCTGGTCAGGAACCTGGGCGGAGAGCAGCTGTACGGGGACGAGCCTGAAGCCGCGGTACGGGAACTCATCCAGAACGCCCAGGACGCGGTCCGCGCGCGCCAGGCACTGCAGCCCGGCTTCCCTGACGGACGCATCGAGATCCGGCTGACCGAGACAGACGGCTCCTGGTATCTGGAAGTGCGCGACAACGGAGTCGGCATGGACGAGGAGACCCTCATTCATGGCCTTCTCGACTTCGGCAACAGCGGCTGGAGCTCCCCCGAAATCCGCAACCGCCTTCCCGGACTGGCCGGCGGCGGCTTCACCCCGAGCGGTCGGTTCGGCATCGGCTTCTTCTCTGTCTTCCTGCTCGGCAACGAGGTGGAACTGATCACCCGCCGCTACGACCAGGCGGTCCAGGACGCCCGGCGCCTCACCTTCGACGGCCCCTCCCAGCGTCCCCTGCTGACTCCTATGCTGGTGAAGGGCTGGGTCCCGGAAGGCACGACTGTCCGCGTCAAGCTCAAGAAGAACCCCAACGACCTGCGGGGTCTCCTCCACATCACAGCGGACGACCGGCTCTTCCAATTGGTCCAGCGCCTGGTCGTGGAGAACTCGGTTCCCATCCACTCGTGGGAGCCGGCTTCCCCTGACGGCGATGCTCTCACCCCGTTCTCACTGGCCACCGGCGAGCCCGATGCGGTCTTCGACCGTCTCTACCCTGTCGTGGCGGACGACTGGCGCGTCGGAGAGGAGAAGCGACGTCTGCAGATGCGGGACGACTTCGTCGCACGGGCCACCGAACTCCGCGACGAGAACGGAACTCGCATCGGGCTGGCCACGCTCTGGAACGACCTCTACTACGAGGACGGATACCACATCTCGGGAATCGTTACGCTCGGTGGTTTCCTGGCCGACCGGTCGTCCTCCTTCGCCGGGTATCTCACCGGACAGCCCAGTCGCGCGTCACGGGACCGGGCCACCCTGGCCGTGGAGCAGGACCAGGTGCGGGAATGGGTACGGACTCAGGAACAACAGCTGCGCAGCACTGGGCAGTTCGACGATCATCTACAGCTGGAATTGGCCGGCACTCTCTACCACACCTTCGGCTCGCTCCCCGAGGACGTGGCCTTCGCCATCACATCACAGGGCGTGCTCCGCCCCTCCGGCATCACCGAGTGGGCCGTTCAACACGGCAAGATCTTCATTGTCGGCGGATCACCCCTGGCCATGAACACCAGGCCCCCGGAGATCTACCACTCCCGCTCCGGGCATCGGATACAAATGCCCGACAATTGGATCGTCATGTCCGAAAATTATCCGGGCTCACCTGTGTCGGATGTCTTCCCCTACGGTGCGCACCGTGACGCGGCCTACGAGTACGCTCGCGACCACACCGCGTTGACTTGGCAGAAGATGTGGTGGCGTGTGTCGGGAAGCATCCCCGGATACTTCTTGCGCGCGTTGTGCCAGGCCTGGGAGTGCAACATCCAGTCCCTGCTGGAACCGGTCGCAGAACGGAAGTCGGACTCGCTCCAACTGGACAACGGCCATGTTGGTCCCGTGTTCGGCAATCTGCTGAACCGCCCTTGA